The following coding sequences are from one Triticum aestivum cultivar Chinese Spring chromosome 5A, IWGSC CS RefSeq v2.1, whole genome shotgun sequence window:
- the LOC123102299 gene encoding VAN3-binding protein isoform X1, which yields MNGPGRASARGGGDRLPPEPQRDPLEFLSRSWSASAADVSRAFAAAPAAGAIAEDIAGELDDAASAGTGTGSSFSFASAATSQLIMDRIMSHSQEVSPLTSGRLSHSSGPLNGGGSFSDSPPVSPDVDDSRMQFCRAVSTPKAQPPRGGSKTVGRWLKDKKEKRKEETRAHNAQVHAAVTVAAVAAAVAAAAAATAGSGGKDDRAARTDMAMASAATLVAAQCVEAAESMGAEREHLAAAVGSAVNARTPGDIVTITAAAATALRGAATLRARVQKEAWNVAAVIPVEKGSMGMGGHGHGQKHGATQRQLQQQQPHHHKVQEMGSSNSSSFSDDLPAIDQDENNFLGICCQELLARGTELLKRTRKGSLHWKVVSVYINRTGVVMLKMKSRHVAGTITKKKKSVVVDVCRDLAAWPGRHLLEGGEHRRYFGLRTAEHRVIEFECASQREHDMWTKGVARLLAIVDGRKRFA from the exons ATGAACGGTCCCGGCAGGGCGAGCGCGAGGGGCGGCGGGGATCGGCTGCCGCCGGAGCCGCAGCGCGATCCGCTCGAGTTCCTGTCCCGCTCCTGGAGCGCGTCCGCCGCCGACGTCTCCCgcgcgttcgccgccgcgccggcgGCCGGCGCCATCGCGGAGGACATCGCCGGGGAGCTCGACGACGCCGCGAGCGCCGGCACCGGCACCGGCAGCTCCTTCTCCTTCGCCTCCGCGGCCACCTCGCAGCTCATCATGGACCGGATCATGTCCCACTCG CAAGAGGTGTCGCCGCTGACCTCCGGCCGCCTCTCCCACAGCAGCGGCCCCCTCAACGGCGGCGGCTCCTTCTCCGACAGCCCGCCCGTCTCGCCGGATGTCGACGACAGCAGG ATGCAGTTTTGCAGGGCAGTGAGCACGCCCAAGGCGCAGCCACCGCGGGGCGGCAGCAAGACGGTGGGCCGGTGGCTCAAGGacaagaaggagaagaggaaggaggagaccaGGGCGCACAACGCGCAGGTCCACGCCGCCGTCACGGTGGCCGCCGtggccgctgccgtcgccgccgcggccgccgccaccgcggGGTCCGGCGGTAAAGACGACCGCGCCGCGCGCACCGACATGGCGATGGCGTCCGCGGCCACGCTGGTCGCCGCGCAGTGCGTGGAGGCAGCAGAGTCCATGGGCGCCGAGCGcgagcacctcgccgccgccgtcggctcGGCTGTCAACGCCAGGACCCCCGGCGACATCGTCACCatcacggccgccgccgccactg CGCTACGAGGCGCGGCGACGCTGAGGGCGAGGGTGCAGAAGGAGGCGTGGAACGTCGCCGCGGTGATCCCGGTGGAGAAGGGCTCCATGGGAATGGGAGGTCACGGCCACGGCCAGAAGCACGGCGCCACCCAGAGgcagctgcagcagcagcagccgcatcATCACAAGGTGCAGGAGAtgggcagcagcaacagcagcagcttcaGCGACGACCTGCCGGCGATCGACCAGGACGAGAACAACTTCCTCGGCATCTGCTGCCAAGAGCTGCTCGCCCGCGGCACCGAGCTCCTCAAGCGCACCCGCAAAG GATCTTTGCATTGGAAGGTTGTATCAGTGTACATCAACCGGACGGGCGTG GTGATGCTGAAGATGAAGAGCAGGCATGTCGCCGGGACCAtaaccaagaagaagaaga GCGTGGTGGTGGACGTGTGCAGGGACCTGGCGGCGTGGCCGGGGCGGCACCTGCTGGAGGGCGGCGAGCACCGGCGCTACTTCGGCCTGCGCACGGCGGAGCACCGGGTGATCGAGTTCGAGTGCGCGAGCCAGAGGGAGCACGACATGTGGACCAAGGGCGTGGCGCGCCTCCTCGCCATCGTCGACGGCCGCAAGCGCTTCGCATGA
- the LOC123102299 gene encoding VAN3-binding protein isoform X2, which translates to MNGPGRASARGGGDRLPPEPQRDPLEFLSRSWSASAADVSRAFAAAPAAGAIAEDIAGELDDAASAGTGTGSSFSFASAATSQLIMDRIMSHSQEVSPLTSGRLSHSSGPLNGGGSFSDSPPVSPDVDDSRFCRAVSTPKAQPPRGGSKTVGRWLKDKKEKRKEETRAHNAQVHAAVTVAAVAAAVAAAAAATAGSGGKDDRAARTDMAMASAATLVAAQCVEAAESMGAEREHLAAAVGSAVNARTPGDIVTITAAAATALRGAATLRARVQKEAWNVAAVIPVEKGSMGMGGHGHGQKHGATQRQLQQQQPHHHKVQEMGSSNSSSFSDDLPAIDQDENNFLGICCQELLARGTELLKRTRKGSLHWKVVSVYINRTGVVMLKMKSRHVAGTITKKKKSVVVDVCRDLAAWPGRHLLEGGEHRRYFGLRTAEHRVIEFECASQREHDMWTKGVARLLAIVDGRKRFA; encoded by the exons ATGAACGGTCCCGGCAGGGCGAGCGCGAGGGGCGGCGGGGATCGGCTGCCGCCGGAGCCGCAGCGCGATCCGCTCGAGTTCCTGTCCCGCTCCTGGAGCGCGTCCGCCGCCGACGTCTCCCgcgcgttcgccgccgcgccggcgGCCGGCGCCATCGCGGAGGACATCGCCGGGGAGCTCGACGACGCCGCGAGCGCCGGCACCGGCACCGGCAGCTCCTTCTCCTTCGCCTCCGCGGCCACCTCGCAGCTCATCATGGACCGGATCATGTCCCACTCG CAAGAGGTGTCGCCGCTGACCTCCGGCCGCCTCTCCCACAGCAGCGGCCCCCTCAACGGCGGCGGCTCCTTCTCCGACAGCCCGCCCGTCTCGCCGGATGTCGACGACAGCAGG TTTTGCAGGGCAGTGAGCACGCCCAAGGCGCAGCCACCGCGGGGCGGCAGCAAGACGGTGGGCCGGTGGCTCAAGGacaagaaggagaagaggaaggaggagaccaGGGCGCACAACGCGCAGGTCCACGCCGCCGTCACGGTGGCCGCCGtggccgctgccgtcgccgccgcggccgccgccaccgcggGGTCCGGCGGTAAAGACGACCGCGCCGCGCGCACCGACATGGCGATGGCGTCCGCGGCCACGCTGGTCGCCGCGCAGTGCGTGGAGGCAGCAGAGTCCATGGGCGCCGAGCGcgagcacctcgccgccgccgtcggctcGGCTGTCAACGCCAGGACCCCCGGCGACATCGTCACCatcacggccgccgccgccactg CGCTACGAGGCGCGGCGACGCTGAGGGCGAGGGTGCAGAAGGAGGCGTGGAACGTCGCCGCGGTGATCCCGGTGGAGAAGGGCTCCATGGGAATGGGAGGTCACGGCCACGGCCAGAAGCACGGCGCCACCCAGAGgcagctgcagcagcagcagccgcatcATCACAAGGTGCAGGAGAtgggcagcagcaacagcagcagcttcaGCGACGACCTGCCGGCGATCGACCAGGACGAGAACAACTTCCTCGGCATCTGCTGCCAAGAGCTGCTCGCCCGCGGCACCGAGCTCCTCAAGCGCACCCGCAAAG GATCTTTGCATTGGAAGGTTGTATCAGTGTACATCAACCGGACGGGCGTG GTGATGCTGAAGATGAAGAGCAGGCATGTCGCCGGGACCAtaaccaagaagaagaaga GCGTGGTGGTGGACGTGTGCAGGGACCTGGCGGCGTGGCCGGGGCGGCACCTGCTGGAGGGCGGCGAGCACCGGCGCTACTTCGGCCTGCGCACGGCGGAGCACCGGGTGATCGAGTTCGAGTGCGCGAGCCAGAGGGAGCACGACATGTGGACCAAGGGCGTGGCGCGCCTCCTCGCCATCGTCGACGGCCGCAAGCGCTTCGCATGA